The DNA sequence ggtaaagagcactggctgctcttccagaggtcctgagttcaaatcccagcaaccacatggctgctcacaaccatctgtaatgggatctgctgccctgttctggtgtgtctgaagatagctacagtgtagtcatataaatatataatagataagtaaatgaaaaacagaaggcTTGTAGTGGTTGCTATATTATGTTGAAAATACTGAGTGCCTGTGTCTTTCTCAGAAGTGGGGTGAGGCACACCTGTGTGGAAATGTGTTTGCATCTGGGAGCACCCAGAGATCACTATGGTGACAGTGTGGTTGGCAAAGTCAGGCTCTGTGAGGCATGCATCCCTCATGGTACTTCCTCCCCACGGGGCAGTGGGCTCCTGGAAGCTGGGGGCATGTAGAGTCAGGCTGTATGTCCTGCTATAGAACACTGGCAAGAACTCCCCACTCAGCCACAAGTAGCATGCTAAGTGAAATCAGAGACTTTCAACTTGAGGGAATCTGACagcccagaaaacaaaataaacctggGTTCCAGGTGTCAGAACGAGGCTTCCtgttttatgaattataaaattTACCCTAAAGGCAACTTTCATGTCAGCTTTTCATAACTTGATAACCTATCATAGGAGAAAAGCTTTTTAATGTTCTACCTACTGCCAAGTACTACAGACGTCGGGAGATTAGCATTACGCCATAAAACAACACCAGGTCTCAGCCTTCAGTGGAAGAATCCGTATTACCTGCCTGTTATCAGCACGCCACTTGGGATGTCTCCACTCACTCTCACAGCATGGAAATAAAGAACaggtaaaaattaaaagctaaagCAGAGAAGAAATGTCTGCCTTTCCATCTCTGCAGCACCAGCCACTCCTGGCTGTTCGTTTGTGAAATGGGCCAGTTGCAAGGCATTGCTCACTGGATGTTTGCATTTCACTGAGTAATTTTGTCAAGTTGATTTTTGTAAGAAGTGACACATGGAGCCTAGACTCGAGTAGATCATTGCTGCCAACCCTAGTGAGCCAGATAAAAAGATATTTGGGCCTCGGGGCCTTTTCAAGGATGAGGCTGTCAGAGGTCCTTTCAGTGGCTGGCTTTTGAAGATGCTGAGCTGTGACAGTCACTGCCGGGTCAGTCGGCCTCAGGAAGCCTGAGTACTCTCCTTTACAAGGTTCCTCTGGTGGAGCCCAGCGCTGGCCTCTGTGACCAGCCTGAAGTTCTGTCTGTCCCCATGGCATGGCAAGAGGGGAGGAGGACGAAGAGGAGGAAATGACAGAGGGAGAGTGCTGTGTGGTGTGGGAAGAAGGAGTGGGCATGTGCAtcgaggagggagggagcaatgGTTTCTGGGTTTACAGTGTCTGAGAAACTTGGTAGCTTGACTTatctctcagagatccaccagggCCTATGGTCCACTTCTCTGCACCGAGAAGTGGTAAGggcctgggttttttgtttgtttgctttgttttgttttgtttttgagacaaagtctttctatgtagcctgtcctggaactcacaatatcGACTAGGCTAGACTCgaattcatagagatcttcctacctctgcctccaggattctACTATGTCTGGATTTTAACTGAGGCCTCGCCTTGAGAAGACTCATTAGTGACAGACAGTGATCCAGCGTGGCGACAGGCTCTTTCCTATGCCTGGCAAACTTGGGCAGGAGCTGTCAGACTGACAGGTCTTTTCAATGGCAGTTAGACTACCCTCAACTGAGCCGAGCTGCTTTAGACACTGAAGTCACTGTGCCCAACACCCCCCTCCactcccattcccacccccacccccagcaactaTGGAAGACCACAGGATCCAGGACACACCTTCCTATGCTGCCTTTTGGTGTTGGAGCATTAGGTGTCTCCGGAATGGCTTCTCTCGCTTACTTTTACTGTCATCATTGGTAGACTGGGATGAAATGGGGTGGTGGCACTTGGAGGTGGCACTAATAAAGATGGCAGCTGTCATGGAGGTGGCACCTAGTGCCACCAACATAATAACAATAAACAGTAGCAATTAAATGGCAGGTAGAGAGTTCCAGAGAGCAGATGgagaaaaaacagaaatcagagaCAGGAGAGACGATAAGAGATGACCGTCCAGAGGGAAGAGAGCAGAAGGCTGTGGAGAGCTAGGAAGAGAAACTAGAGGCCCTGCTGGATAGAAGGGCCCAGCCTTCCGAGGCCAAGTTTCTCAGACACTCCAGTTCCAAAACTTCTAATGTCGAGCATGGAAGGTCCTAATAGTCTAGGCCTAAGAACTGTAACATTAGTCCCTCAGGTATTTAACACTAGAGGGTGTAGGTCTGAGCGTTCCAGAACCAGAGACCCACTGCCCACTATCACCTCCTGCTGGTTACAGTAACTGCCAAGTTGAAGTGGGAATAAGTGTGTTGATTGTGGTTAAAGCCCAAAGCAGTAAGCCTCTGCCTTGAGCACATAGAGCCTAGACCAGAGCTAAGTCCCCTAGCTCTCCAGACTCAGGACTGTAAGCCTCAAGATGTGACAGCCCAGTCACTAGGTGCTAGGCACTGAGAACCGGAGACTGCTAACACCAAAGCGCTTCTCTTTCCTGGCATGGTTTCCGTTTAGGTGGAACCAACAACCTCACCCAGGTGGCTAGAGCACCAGCTGGGGAGGGTGCAAGGGCTGAACTATACAGACCTTGTGTTGATTCCTTTCATTTTTGGACAcactgtttcattttttgttttgcagtaatgaggattgaacccaagacctcacACATGTTTGTGTTTTACCCTAGTCCCAAACACATACTCCTTTTTAATGTGAGAGTATACCATGTGAGAATGCTTCAATACAAGATTTCaagctccttccccagcaccttgtctgcctgcatgctgccatgcttctcaccatgacaagaatggactaaagctctgaaactgaaactgtaagccagccccaatgaaatgttttcctttataagggcTGCTATGTTCATGGCGTCTCTTCAAAGCAATCAAACCCAGACTAAGACAGGGGCCTGAATACCCTTTCCCGAATAtcccacacataattaaaaagaagataagCCTTGTTTATAAAAAGGTCCCTGgattttctctgccttcttttccttAACCTTGATGtgaaatgtcttagttagggcttcatcactgtgaagagacaccatgaccaggacaactcttacaaaggaaaattggggctggctcacagtttcagaggtttagtctatcaTCCTTGtggtgggaggcatggcagcatgcaggcagacatagtgctggagacagagctgagagttctacatcttcatccaaaggcagcttgagcataggagacctcaaaaccctCCCCGACACGGGcacacttccaacaaggccacacctcctaatagtgcaactcccATGGGCCAACAAGTccatgggggccaaacctattcaaaccaccacaggaggtAACAACAGAGCCTGCAGTATGTGGGGGAGGCAAAGATCATCCCTGGTATACAGTCCACATGATTTTATAGTCAAATACCTTAAAGAGGCTGTCCTGGTATACTGTGTTTATGCCTCTATTTCTGCTCGGTGATTATTAAAAACTCCTTTTATTACgaaaaatatatattcacacagaACTGCAAAGCTGTGTAATGAATCGCAGTCTTTCATTTCAttctcccacctcctccttttttcctGGAGAATGTTAAAACAAATTCCAGGTTAGAAACTATTTTCCACCCATCAGTACATTAAtattcacctcttttttttttttttgcatttgtgtgtgtgtgtgtgttagggttttattgctgtgaacagacaccatgaccaagacaactcttataaaggcaacatttaactgggtctggcttacaggctcagaggttcagtcctttatcatcaaggtgggaggagCACGGCAGCTTTCAAAcagacagggtgctggagaaggagctgagagttctgcatctcgatacaactgcagccaggagagactgtctcacaggcagctaggaggacggtcttcaaagcccacccccaccgtgacacacttcctccacatctcctaattgtgccacttcttgaggcaagcatattcaaactatcacagtgtgtgtgtgtgtgtgtgtgtgtgtgtgtgtgtgtgtgtgtgtgcatcaaaTTTATATTGTCAGGCTTAATGGTAAGcacctttacatgctgagccatctctctggccctggtACCACCTGCTGTTGTGGAGCACAGCAGAGCCACTGTCTATGATGCCCTTTATCCTATGTGTGGGCTTCCCGGGTTCTGCAGCCACCCAACACCCAATATTATATGACCAGTGGACTGAGAAGTCTGCAGACATCAACACAAATACCAGGTCACCTTATTTGGCCCACGTGCCTTCAACCACCCTGCATTGTTCAGGGCATGACAGGGTCATAGACTATCTCCAGGACCTTCAGCCCTTTCCTTCCATGGGCTGACTGGAATGGGATCAACTGTTGCGATACCTCAGGAAGGCAGGCCAAACACTGATCTTATGTACATTGTCTTGTCAGTAGACAGGTCAGTGTGTGTCCCTTGAATCGCTTCCACAGACTTCTCATTGACCTTCTTAGGTGAGCCAGGTGGTGTCTCTCTGCCCACTCCAGCCCTCCCCACTCACTGCCCTCGTTTCAGAGCTTTCATGTGATCCCACCCAGCAACATGTCCcatgagggaaggaaggcagatgtGACATCTAACAGGGTCTCCACCACTCAGTGTTCTCATGGGTTTTGAAGACTCCATAGCAGCTTGTGACTTTGTGAGTATGGTCTCACAATCGTCACCATCTGGCTGGAGCACTGAGCCCACCCATCTGCTTTGGCTTAAACACACCACAATGGCACCTCTCTGATCTTCTTTTCGGTTCTGGGCTCCTGGTGCGATACATACACCCTACTGATATCCTGGGACTGATCGTTCCATCCCTAGGATCTCTTGCGTCTGATCTTAGGGTTTACCGATGCTACTGCTGATAGCATGAGGCCTggtgctctgtgtgtgtcttggcCTGGTGACCACATGTTCCTCCATGGGACAAATTCCAGTAATGCTTCCAGGTAATCATATGTTCCTTGCTCCAAAGTTCCTCTGGTGTTACCCTCCTGGGAACTTTAGAAAAaggccttctctttcttccttccttccttccttccttccttccttccttccttccttccttccttccttcctccctcactccctgcctgcctgcctgcctgcctgcctgcctgcctgcctgcctgcctgtctgcctgcctgtctgcctttttttccttttctatatcAGACAAGGTATTACTCTaacccactatgtagcccagactatcCTCAAATTCATGGCAGTCTTACTGTCTCACCACCTATATGCTTAGAGAAAGCTTTTAACCAAGGTTTCTCAGATCTCCATGACAACTTCCAGAATGGTGACCCTGTGATCTTGGTTTTTGGTCAAGAATTTTTAATAGCAGTACCTAGTGGTGGGAAGTGGGCCTGGCATCTGACTCTGGACCCATCGGAGTAAAGGCCTCAGCAGTCAGAAAAGTAGCCCACCCAGGGTCCCCTTGAAGCAAGGAGGAGGTCTTCACATTCAAGCTGATGGAGCAGGGCTAGGAGGATATCCCCAGAGTTCTGCCTAGCCTAGGATAAGATGCCAGAATGACTTCGGAATCtactggggtgggaggaggactGGGCAGTCTTGACACAAGAGTAAGTGATGTGCCATGACATCACTGCAGGTTCCTGTGAATGTGTGACCCCTACTTGTACATACAAATAAGCGCCTCTGCTCCAGGGTGTCCAGGGATGGTGGAAGGACACCGTCTGACATTTTTCAGGAACACGACCTTTATTCGAATGCAAAGGGATCAACGACACACAAGGGCCAAGTTTCCAAAAACTGCCCCTCTTTGTTTGCTCCTCCTGTGGTCACCCCCATGTGGGCACAAGAGTGGTGTGAAGGTTGACTCCCTGGCACGTGCGGTGGCAGCAGGTCTGAGGTATCTGACAGCAGTGTGGTTGTGGGGTTCACAGGCTTAGAGCATCCTCTCAGCTGTTCCTGGCATGCCTGCTCTCTGTATCAAAGGCAGCCTCCCTCCCACCACACTAATAAATTACAAGGGAATTTATGTAGATCAAACCCACGAGCCTCAGGAGTCACACAGTGGGAGAGGCAGTCTGTGGCTTACCTGCCACTGTGGGCCTCTGTGTAAAGACCTTCTGTCAGCCCAGGATTGGTGGGAAACGGTACAAAACTGCCCAAGCTCTCCATCCCTGCCTGCACGGGCCTCCTGGAAACTCCTTGGGGCCCAGATCTGAGTCCCAGCCTTGAGGGATCCTAAGAGCTGCTTGCTACTGAAGTCTAGGTTTAGACGCAGTTATCTGGGGCACACTCGGCCTCTTCTTCAAGCTCGGGACAGGGAGTCCCATTGTTAGCAGGCTGAACACGGACATAGCGAGTTCTGCTCTTGGCTCCCAACTTTCCACATGGTCCTCCACACAGTCCCCAGGATGACCACAGGGAAACCTCACAGTCCAGCGGTGTCTCTGGAACTGGATAAAGCACAGGGGAGACTGGATGTGAGTGCTGTGTAAGACACTTGGAAAAGGCAGAAGGGACCACCCTGACCTGTGCATTCATCCCAGGAAACAACCCTGCTCCAGAGTCTGAGAGAAACACTTGCTTTTCTCAGGAACACGGAGCAAGACACATGAGAGGTACCACTGATACAGACTCAAGTAACAGCCAAATGCCTGGCTGGACTGTTCCCCTCTAGACATAAGCTTCAGGGGGACTTGTAGCAGCCTGAACCCTGGGATCTTACCAGCTGTGGAGGAGGTGTTGCAACCATGGGGACCTCTCTAAGGGTGGTGGCTCTCAGGCCACAGTGACCTTCATAACTGACATTACTGAAGTACTACAAATGCCAGGAAATGCTTTGGGTTGTGGGGCCTTACTCCCCATTGAGATTCAAACCCTTTCAATAGAATTGCTTTGGTTTGTGTCTCCTCTGTTTCCATAGTattcacaaatttaaaaataatcggTTGGGAGTTGTAGCTAAATGACCTGATGATTTCCATTTTCTAGATAAAAGTGCAAATGTCCCTATATTCAACACATGctaaaccagccagccagccagaggagAGCAATCACCTACAGGAGGCCAGGAGCCCGGTCCCCACCATtgcagacacaggaagacagtGTAGTGCTAacagcagctgggctggcagctCCCTGAGAAGCCTTAGATGATATACATAGGATCTGGGGCACAACTTCAGCTTGGATTCTTTCCCCAGTTCAGACAGCAGTAGACATGAAGTAGACATAGGAGGTCAGACACACTTTCCCAGCCTGTGCTAACATCCTCCAACTGCTAGCCTATCCACCCCAGGGTTACAGATGGGAATCATGGAAATTACCTGAAAGGCTGTCAACGATTTCGTTGCCTCTGCTGGCCAGGTCCAGGGAAGGTGGGGCAAAGGCCCTGGGACTCTGCTGTAGCCGCACGAAGGTCACTTTGGCGATGGGAGGTAAGGACTTGAGGCGTGGATAGTAGAATGAATTTGCTGGGTGGCTGGGCGATGAGGCTGTTATCTGGATGAAGGAAGGAGAGCTGGAGCTAACACAGGGGTTGGGACGCCCACGTTCAAGTGCATGTTTGGCCTCCTGAGTCAGTATCCAGCATCTAGCAGAACACTGCCAGCAAAGACTCCCAACTTGGGTCTCATCTCTGCATGACTCTCAAGCCCAGCATAGCTGGAGGTACCCGCATAGCCTCTCCCTGAGACTGagaaatttctcctgtctccCAGAGGCAACAGTGCAGCTCAGCTGAGCCGCCTGTCTATAGAACTCCTGCTTATGCACTAGGCAGGCCTATACATGCCTCCTCGCTGGAAATGAAGTACAGTGAAAGGCCCTTTATCTTGTTCTCTCTACAGATTGCCAGATCCCAGGCATTCCACTGTTAACCTGAAGGCACCAGAAATGGGACTACTCTCTAAAGAGCATCCACAGGCTGGAGTGCCCAGAGGTCCGCCTGGGGCATGCCAACGCCTTTGCCCTGTCCTTTAGAGTAAACAACACCCTCACAACCAGGCCAGGCACCCTCTTTGTTGCACCCACCTCAGAGACAAGAGCTGCCTGTGCATTGGGGAGTGGCTGCAGCCTATGGAGAGGGGCAAGGGCTGCTGACCACTTACCTCAGTCACTGTGTCTTGTGGGATAGTTGCAAAGTTAGGGGAGGAGAAGGTGAAACCACTGTCGGTCCCTGCATCGTGTGGATAAagatccaggaccacctgctcctTCCAGCGGCCTCCCTCACACAGGTCCAGACTGTCGATGCCCACAAACCAGTCAGGGCTGGGGACAATGCGTACCACGAAGGACACCTGGATGGGGCCAGAAGACTTAGCAGCTGCAGCCATCGGGACATACCCTCTCCCAGGCTAGCCATGACTTACCAGCGAGTGCCTAGGGTGCACCTCTAACTCTGTGGAAGTCTGCCCGGTACCGCTAGGGATGGCAGGAGCTGAGAACACTGCGTGCACACTCTGAAgtttctctcctgcagcttcGATCTCCTTCATCAGTGCCCAGGCCTCACCACGCTCAGCAAAGTCCCTCAGCCCGTTGCTGACATACTCATTCTTCCGCCACATGCTGTAGTCAGAGCTGTGAGCTGCCCCTGTGCAAAGGCCTGACTGCATGAGTATCCAGCGGGGTGGACAGCAGCAGGGCTATAGACTTTAATTCCACATGGCTGTCCCCAGGGGACACAtgcccctctccccctgcccccgccccaaaTATCAGCTCCCTGACTGAATGGTAAGGAGCCGCATCCACTTTGAACACAGAGAGACCGTAACATCCTTCACACTTATGTGGCTAAGACACCTGGCTGGGTGACTGGTGTCCCCAGCTTTCCTGCAGCTACTGTGCCCTCCAACAGCCACTGGGACAGTGGGTATTTAGCAAGGGCTTCCTGTGTTGGATGCTTCTCAGATTACAGTGACTTGTACTGTGTACTGTGAAGCCAGCAGGTACTGCTTCCTGCCCTGTAGCCTCCTGGATGAGGCAGAAGGAGGAAAGGTGCTCTTACCCAGCAGAGAGGACCACTGTGCAGGGGGCCGGAACAGAGGATACTGCTTGGGAAATGCTGTCTGGCTCCACTTGCCAATGAAAGTGATGCTGTATCTAGCCAGAGGCCGGGCTGTACAAACCGATTCTCCCCCCAGCGGCTGGCTTGTGGTGGAGCCTAGCATGGCCAGGAGGAAGACCCAAAGAGCTCTGCTCAGGGCAAGACTCACGTTTTCCATCACCTAcagcagagggagagaagtgTTGGCACCTTTACTCCCAGGGCCCCTGTCCACGGAACCCCAGGAGAGAACAGAACAAGCTCCCAGGGTGAGATGCCTGCAAACACACCACTTGGTCCCCAGAATGTCCTTCGAGAGTTTCCCAGATGCCACCCAGTGAAAAGGGCACCAGGTACTCGGCCGGTTTCACTGCTTGTCTGCAAGAATGTCAGTGTAACTTGTGAACTACAGCCCCCAGGACTGTAGCCCAAGGGACAAAAAGTTAATGGGCTTACAATTATCTCTGTTACACACCTCCTGGCCGCTTTACATTGTGTCCCCTGCACTGTGAAGTGCGCCTGGCTTGTACACTTCATGGACTAGCTGTACATGGGGCTAGATTAGCAAAGCTGAGGTCATGCCCAGCCCCCAGGGTAGTCTCTGGAGTGTTACAGATTCCTGTTCCAGGAGCTCCAGGCCCTCTTGAGATGTGAACAACGCACTCACctggcaaaagagtcagaggcaggctgcTGGGCTGTCAGCTGCCGGATTGGTCCCAGAGCTCCGAGATCCTATGTATGCCCAAGGTTAGTGCCTCTGGCCAGCAGATAGGCCCCAGCTCTTCCTGTCTTCTGCCTCAGTGCCTGGTCCCAGAAAGTGCCAGAAGGGGCTTGAGACAAGGAAGCAAGAGGCTTTCCTGCTGCAGGGGCTTCACTGCTCAACCTTCTCACTAGTTCTGACTGCTGTGACCTGCTCCAAACTGAGCTCACTCTCCGCCCCCTTGGGCTAACTGCTGCCCTGCCGCacccctttctttgtctttccctctcccttccttctctccgccctcctccctcctctcacaAGCCCTCTCTGGGTGGTGCTGCAAGGGGCTCTGTATTCAGAGATAGGAGTCTGGGGCCAGAGGCCACATTTGGTGCCCTGTCTGAACTTTGTCACAGATGTGGCCGAGATGTGACCCACATTTCTCCACttgacaaatgtgtgtgtgtgtgtgtgtgtgttggggtgctgAGGAACCCCAGGTCTACCAGCTTAGCTGTAAAAGGCTTTGGGGCTCTGGGTTTCAGCCAGCCAGACCCCTCTTTCTCATAGGGGCCTGAGGGCCCACTTGGCCAGCCGAAGTAAGCAGCTCGGAGATTTCAAGCTGCTCCTTGGTCCACCTCCTCCCAGCTTCCAGGCCTCTGGCCTTCCTTTGGACTGGGTAGTAGAACTCTGATGTTTACTGCAGCCCAGTGTCAGGGAAATACTCTCAAAACTACTGAGGAAGCCTAGGAACTAAGTAGAAAGAAGAGTGGAGGGAGACGACATACACAGCCTCTGCCGGGTCCCCCACATACCAAAATATCCAGGGAGCTGCTCCAAGACACATTCTGGGTTTTGGACCAAGTTAATGTTTCAATGTcagacagacagtgagagagaataaatagaatCTGCGAAGCTCAAAGGCAAACAAAGCGAATGACTTCACCctcatttcaaat is a window from the Mus caroli chromosome 5, CAROLI_EIJ_v1.1, whole genome shotgun sequence genome containing:
- the Spon2 gene encoding spondin-2 — its product is MENVSLALSRALWVFLLAMLGSTTSQPLGGESVCTARPLARYSITFIGKWSQTAFPKQYPLFRPPAQWSSLLGAAHSSDYSMWRKNEYVSNGLRDFAERGEAWALMKEIEAAGEKLQSVHAVFSAPAIPSGTGQTSTELEVHPRHSLVSFVVRIVPSPDWFVGIDSLDLCEGGRWKEQVVLDLYPHDAGTDSGFTFSSPNFATIPQDTVTEITASSPSHPANSFYYPRLKSLPPIAKVTFVRLQQSPRAFAPPSLDLASRGNEIVDSLSVPETPLDCEVSLWSSWGLCGGPCGKLGAKSRTRYVRVQPANNGTPCPELEEEAECAPDNCV